TATTTTTTCAGGTCATAGAGCAGCTGAACAACTGTGTGGCTTTACAACATCTGGATCTATCTGACAACAACATTTCTAACACAGGGGACCTCTCAAAGCTCTTTGCCTTAAAGGTGGGTGAAAGAACACTTGCTGCAAAAGTTACACATTTAAAGCTTGCTGTATCACATTATATAACAATTTatctaacatttttttaaataatacattataatgcAAGTGAAAGATAGGCAGGTGTAACAAGGCATAATAATGCAACGTCTCATCTTTTCCAGACACTCCTTCTCCATGGCAACATTATCACAACTCTACGTGCTGTCCCTTCCCATTTTCCTCTAAACCTCACCATTCTCTCATTGGCAGAGAATGAGATCAGAGATCTCAATGAGGCACTTACCAGCTTATTCTTTCTTATCAAGTATTGTCCATTTTGTAAGTTTGATTTAGTTCTGTGCATTTTATACCCTATATTCACTGAGGATAACTCTTTCCTAGGTGTCCTACTTGGCACCTCTTCAAAACCTTGAGCAGCTGTCCATCATGAGCAACCCATGTGTGATGTCTACACCCTCCTTACCTGGGTGTGATTATCGCCCATATGTTGTGAGCTGGTGCCTTAATCTGAAGGTGCTCGATGGATATGTGGTTTCACAGAAAGAGGGGTGAGTGGAGGAGTGCTGTTTAACACTACAGAAGCTCTCTAAACCATAGTCAAAGTCTGATCATTATGTGACATGTTTACAATTAGTTTTGTTCTTATGCTTTAttacatcatttaaaatattaaaaactttaaaattaaGTCCatatctaattttttttttttagtttttatatttttaggtTTTACTGTAGTGTTTTTTGCAATAGTGTGTATTGGCATATTTTActtatttctatttaaaattcCAGACTTAAAGCAGAGTGGTTGTATAGCCAGGGCAAGGGGCGGACCTATCGTCCTGGGCAACATGTACAGCTAGTACAGTACCTGGCCGTCACATGCCCCTTGACCACTAGTCCTGCACTTCAGTCTGCCGAGGATGCTAAGCTGGAGAGGATCCTCAGCAAACAGAGGTACCCCAGGGGACCATCTTGGGGAaacttttagaaatatttaaccGGAATACCTATAGCTAAAATACCAATATGGTAAACCATGAATGAAAGCTAACATCTAGTTGCTCATTGGCATTATGTAAAGAAGAATTAAACTGACTAGGCATTTCTGATTCAGTAATTCTTCCAAGTATTTAAGTACTCAGACTCTAGCTTTATAACTCCAAGCTTCTTCCCACTGTGGTCCTGCAGGCAGCACCAGAGACAACTGCTCCAGGTAGGTCACTGTGACTCCCCGAGTCCTCCTCGCCCAACTTATCTGGATGTGGATCAGCACTGGATCGATCCAACTAAAAATGCTGTGGCCACAAGTGAAGACCTCATTGTTATCAGTCAGCCAGGTTGGGTGCCAAATTCATGTCTAATCAAAATAGATAAGATGGCAAATTCACATCTCGGCGAGCCAAGCACCATAGACTAGTATTTTGCCTGTTCTAATTCGCACAGTTCATGTCATAAAATGTTTGGTAATTGGCCAGTGTATTGAATCAGGATGTGTTAACTCAGGAAAAACACTATACAGTGTTGTGTATTTTACAAAGAAGAATTTTTCACTTGAGTGGataatgcattaaaaaattaaGCATGCCCAATAGGTGAATGGGTAAGGGTATTTGTAGTATTCACTGACGATTTAAGTCTAACAACCCTGATGTGTATCAATCATTTTATCTTTCCTGATCTTCACTGGTCTGGTGTTAGAACGATGACTCAGTTTTCCTAATGTTCCCTGCAATGTCTCTGTCATAACTCTTCACTGTTAACACTGTTAACCTTctgtctgtttggttttgtaCATTGCTTTTATGACAGAAACTCCAAAACCAGTTGTCCAGATGAACACCTGGGTGAGCAGTGCGTTCTCAACAACATATAGTTCTGTGCAAGCCAATGGTACTGGTGAGAACAGCCTGGTTTTGGAAGACATGCAAACAGATGAGGAGAAGCTCCATGGCAACCTCCTCTCCTCAGAGTCCGCCTTCCTGCCTGTGAACTCTGCTGTCCACTTGCCATCGCCCCTTGACAGCGAAGAGGAAGAGCTTGATGAGCCTGATTCATTGGCTCCGCCAAACCCTGCCCGGTCTCACACTGTGAAGGCAGACACAGAAATAAGACATAATTTTCCTGTTGATGCTGGTCCTCAGACAAATGGAGCAGACTATTCAACTTTGGATAGGTGTCAGTACTCACAAACCAATGAAAGAGTCCATTTGAAAATCGACATGGACCAGAGCAGTCTTCTTAATGGAGAGGCTGTGTTACAAAATAGCACTGAGTTAGATACTAAGCAGAAAAATTCACATGCTAAGGTGACACAATGCAACCCAGGGGAAGCCGCTGTCAAGATTCAGTCTTGGTGGAGGGGACATTGGACTCGTCAGCACCACCCACAGGCCAAAGAGGTACGCTGCGAGATTCGGCTACGCAGGATGCAAGATCACATTGTCTACCTGACAGCAGAGCTGGATAGGTAAAAATCtagagttgttttaaaatgtcttgttgCTTACTGTCACTTACACTCTCAGCTACTTATTATCCCTACACTATATTCACAGCCACTGTTAAATGTGTTATAGCTTGAGAAGTTTGGATTCATGCTCTGTGTTTTCTCCTTATTTCTTGTGTATGTTGGAATAGGGTGCGGAAGCAGCAAGAAGAGGAGAAATTGCAGAGGATGGTACAGGAAGAAGCTGTGAAGTTCCTCTGGAAACAGGTACGTATGGGCATCTGCTTAGACATGgattttctctcactcacttgctTTTTTCTTGTTATCTTGTTCTCTTGTTGGTCTACTGAAATATAAATCTAATACTAAGCCCATGAGTAATGGGTTTCTCTTGGCTGCAGTTAGTCAGATCAATGACTGGATAGGAAGTGTTGAAGAACTCTGGTCTAGCAACCTCAAGTTTTTGTCACTGCTGAACAAGACTTCAGTAAGAATGGGGTTAAATGAGTCTTTTTTCcttctatttttttaaacagttgttttatttaatctctggttcctttttaaataaaaaataatatcaaataaataattttagtttttcataGCCTTCCTTAGTGTTTTGCTGGTGTATTGTGCCTGTTCTTAGCAAACCTCAAAACTGAATCatgcatttgaatgtgttaaTATAGTTTTATGAGGAATTATGATGTTGcacaagttaaaaataaattagtaaaataaacttttattatAATATTCTAAATCAGtattcaaaattttaaaaaagacagccggtaaattattttttatggcATTGTTTCTCTGTAATTCTGTTACTACTTTGTCTTTTTATAGCTTCAATCCATGCTGGAATGGCAGTCTTCAGTGAAAGAGCAGCTTAACTGTTTGTCTCCCTCAATCACCACTGTGAGCTCCAAATGTGCTGGCCCCAAAGACACAGTTCTCCCTATGCATAGTGAGCTCTCTATCCCAGAGTCGGGCTTTCATTCCCCTGGTGAGCAGCAGGGGGCACTGGAGGACAGCCTGAGCAGCACGGCCACGGGAGCTGGatcccctgaaacagtgaagTCTGCAGGAGTTGCATGTTTGCCTGGGGCACCTGCATACAGGGACAGTCATGACAGCAGCTTGCTTGAGCAGTACCTCTCGTCAGTGCAGCAACAAGTGGAAGAAGAAGCTGAGGGGGAGGAAGGGGCCTCTGACAAAACGGGGACGCcaccgtgtgtgtctgtccccgCTCCACATAGAGCCTTGGAGACACCCTCCTCTCCTGATGTGGAAACTGAAAGACAGTGCCCTCTTTTGAAGGTGGAGATGTGAAAGGAAGGAAAATTGCTGTATGGGACTTTTGAATTGTCTGGAATAGATAAGATGTTAACGGCTATATGAAGGCTAGTGGACCCTTTAGTATGATTTAGGTCACAAACTTTTTAACCGGCCTTTTATTAGCTTTCATTCACTTTAACGTAATGAATTGTTTTGGAGTCAAATATGTCTTCAGGTTTCTGTCAGTATGGACATATCTTGGTTGgattcatataaaatataaaactagcTGTGAGGACAAGATTCCTCCACTTTTATCATGATTTTAGTTGCTAAAAGCAAAGCTATCTTTCCTCTCCCTATTTTGAAATCCCTTTTGAATGTTAGCTCTTAATATAGCTGTCCTGTTAAAATAAAGAAGTGATGTAAGGATAACCTTCATTTATAGTACTAATGGCAATTGAACTAAATTTTTTGAATAGCATGGTCAGTTTCTTGACAACAGCAGCTACTGTTTTATTGTCCCAAACATAGAAGTATACCAATATATGCATAAGAAAATTCACATAAATAGCATAACTGCAAAAGACACTGGGATCCATAGCATCCTTACTACATAAGAGCGCTGTTGCTAATTTACTGCACTTAAAACATTAATTCCTCTTCAGATCTTAGTATCACAAATTCCTGTTAATGTTCAGTATCTTAGGATCCCAAAAGTTATTGATACTGATAGAGAGGATTATGTTTGCGTGTAGCCTTGTTATGAATCAGCAACTTTTGAATGCTATACATACCAAGATGCATTAAATGCTtccaatgtaaatatttgtatatatttagtTGTTTGCTAATGTATATCAACTAACAGTATTGTGTAGTATTTCAAATCCGTTTTTATTTCACATTGGTTGTTTTATGAATGCATTTTTGAGAATAAACATGTTGACAGATCTGGAAGATGGGATATGTAGGGAAAGGGGCTACTGAAATGGAATATTATGTGCACTTTATATGGGAAGGAACGATATAGATAAAGAACCTGAAGTAGGCTATAGATATCCACTTTGTGTACATCATGTTAAGGGAACACTCCTAAAACTTCATTCGAGATGTATTTTGTCTTTGTAATTTTCCACATCGAATTCTCCCTGTAAAGTCCAGGAAGTTCCCTTGAAATTTTCAGAAAATATCGCCCATGTCATGATTTGGCTTTAGTAATTTCATTTGGACTCGTTGTCACAGATCGgtttaaatgcatttcaaaaATGCAATAACGCTGTGCAGAGATGAAGCATCACCAGGTAGGCATATTCAGGTAATGTTGTcctcttaatttaaaaattatttgattatcaaactgaaattattttagctGTAAACGTTACATAAATGACAAGGGATCAGTGTGACTTACTTATTCAACAGCCagttaaattataatttaagtGTCGGGAATTTGCCCAACTGTAGCCTCGCCAGTTACCATTAGTGATTTATATAGCCTAATTGCAGCGGAAACATGGAAATTAATTTTAAGCTTTTGTTAAGTTAAAACaaaatactaaaaaataaattaagaacatttcttttttaaatagacTATAATCCTGCCAGCAAGATagactacattttaaaactatattaAATAGCCGATCTCACTGTGAATAATTGGCCTTAAATTAATGCAAACAATAAGGTTCTAGCCTTTTTAGTTGATATGGTACACTCAGAAGCAAATATCGGCATTTCCTGGTACGTCACAGAAATTCCCTCAGCAAAgaaaacacgcacacgcagaacGAATAGTCCCACCCCGTCCCACCCCCTTCTGTTTTTGATTGGTGCTCACTTCCGAGGCGGTCGGAGGCGTCATCGTTACCTGGCCTGCCAAAGAACTTGTCCTTTCGCAATCTTGCACCATTTTATTACAAGTGTCAGTACAACAGTTGAGTAGCAGTGAGTGTGCAACGTGAACAAGATGATTATTGACAGAGTTTCCGAGGGTGATTCGAGACTTCTCGACAAGGATGCAGATGTTATGACAAGTCCAGTCAACCTATGCTCATTTTATGGGTGCTCCTCTCCTGTAACGGAACCGAACTTTTCTACGGGATTCCAGTCTCCCTGGTCGCCGAATTCCGACTCTGAAAAAAGTCGAAGCAATGCGGGAAGCCCTTTCCCTATCGACGCGTTAAACAGAGTGAACGGTACGGTAATTTGAttgtaaaacaataaatatcCTACGTAATTTAATCCGTGTTAGCCGAAACATTGAAacagattaaaatgatttactcAATATAATTTCTAAGAATATTGCTAATACTGTTAAAGAGTCATACACAAATTATTATCCTGATTTATATGttgaaatgaaaattatttatgaCAGATAATCGCCTATATATACGGATATACGACAGA
The sequence above is a segment of the Electrophorus electricus isolate fEleEle1 chromosome 16, fEleEle1.pri, whole genome shotgun sequence genome. Coding sequences within it:
- the cep97 gene encoding centrosomal protein of 97 kDa, whose protein sequence is MAATEKAIIPDPITQMSNYEGPGLVDLSSHGLHKLDPTFSCTLDTHTIILDHNHIIKLEHLERNTELRQLSVACNRLVRMMGVSRLTGLKVLNLPSNSIGYIEGLKDLMHLEWLNLAGNNIKVIEQLNNCVALQHLDLSDNNISNTGDLSKLFALKTLLLHGNIITTLRAVPSHFPLNLTILSLAENEIRDLNEVSYLAPLQNLEQLSIMSNPCVMSTPSLPGCDYRPYVVSWCLNLKVLDGYVVSQKEGLKAEWLYSQGKGRTYRPGQHVQLVQYLAVTCPLTTSPALQSAEDAKLERILSKQRQHQRQLLQVGHCDSPSPPRPTYLDVDQHWIDPTKNAVATSEDLIVISQPETPKPVVQMNTWVSSAFSTTYSSVQANGTGENSLVLEDMQTDEEKLHGNLLSSESAFLPVNSAVHLPSPLDSEEEELDEPDSLAPPNPARSHTVKADTEIRHNFPVDAGPQTNGADYSTLDRCQYSQTNERVHLKIDMDQSSLLNGEAVLQNSTELDTKQKNSHAKVTQCNPGEAAVKIQSWWRGHWTRQHHPQAKEVRCEIRLRRMQDHIVYLTAELDRVRKQQEEEKLQRMVQEEAVKFLWKQLQSMLEWQSSVKEQLNCLSPSITTVSSKCAGPKDTVLPMHSELSIPESGFHSPGEQQGALEDSLSSTATGAGSPETVKSAGVACLPGAPAYRDSHDSSLLEQYLSSVQQQVEEEAEGEEGASDKTGTPPCVSVPAPHRALETPSSPDVETERQCPLLKVEM